The following are from one region of the Mycolicibacterium diernhoferi genome:
- a CDS encoding NAD-dependent succinate-semialdehyde dehydrogenase, whose amino-acid sequence MSIEDLIASVPTGLWIGGEERGSASSQTFDVLNPATDEVITSVADATPADGIAALDAAQAAQADWAATPARERGEILRAVFETLTARSEDLATLMTLEMGKVLAESRGEVKYGAEFFRWFSEEAARIDGRYTHSPAGTGRILVTKMPVGPCYAITPWNFPLAMGTRKIGPALAAGCTMLVKPAQETPLTMLLLAKLIDEAGLPKGVLSVLPTTKPGDLTGALIDDGRLRKLTFTGSTGVGKALVKQSSDKLLRTSMELGGNAPFVVFDDADVDAAVEGALLAKMRNGGEACTAANRFHVANAVREEFTGKLVKRMSEYTLGNGLEESSTLGPLISAKQLGIVADLVSDAVSRGAEVAVGGVAPGGPGHFYPATVLADVPADARILKEEVFGPVAPITGFDTEEEGIAAANDTTYGLASYIYTQSLDRALRVAEAVEAGMVGVNRGVISDAAAPFGGIKESGFGREGGSEGIEEYLETKYIAFTP is encoded by the coding sequence ATGAGCATCGAAGACTTGATCGCGTCCGTGCCCACCGGCCTGTGGATCGGCGGTGAAGAGCGGGGTTCGGCGTCATCCCAGACGTTCGATGTGCTCAATCCGGCGACCGACGAGGTGATCACCTCGGTGGCCGACGCGACCCCCGCGGACGGCATCGCCGCGCTGGACGCGGCGCAGGCAGCCCAGGCCGACTGGGCGGCCACCCCGGCGCGCGAGCGCGGGGAGATCCTGCGGGCGGTGTTCGAAACGCTCACCGCCCGAAGCGAAGATCTCGCCACCCTGATGACCCTGGAGATGGGCAAGGTGCTCGCCGAGAGCCGGGGCGAGGTCAAGTACGGCGCCGAGTTCTTCCGCTGGTTCTCCGAGGAGGCGGCACGCATCGACGGCCGTTACACGCACAGCCCGGCCGGCACCGGCCGCATCCTGGTGACCAAGATGCCGGTCGGTCCCTGCTACGCCATCACCCCGTGGAACTTCCCGCTGGCGATGGGCACCCGCAAGATCGGCCCGGCGCTCGCCGCCGGCTGCACCATGCTGGTCAAACCCGCCCAGGAAACCCCGCTGACCATGCTGCTGCTGGCCAAGCTGATCGACGAGGCCGGACTGCCCAAGGGGGTGCTCTCGGTGCTGCCGACCACCAAGCCCGGCGACCTGACCGGCGCGCTGATCGACGACGGCCGGCTGCGCAAGCTGACCTTCACCGGCTCCACCGGGGTGGGTAAGGCGCTGGTGAAGCAGTCCAGCGACAAACTGCTGCGCACCTCGATGGAACTCGGCGGCAACGCCCCGTTCGTGGTGTTCGACGACGCCGACGTCGACGCCGCGGTGGAGGGTGCGCTGCTGGCCAAGATGCGCAACGGTGGTGAGGCCTGCACCGCGGCCAACCGGTTCCACGTCGCCAACGCGGTCCGCGAGGAGTTCACCGGCAAGCTGGTGAAGCGGATGAGCGAATACACCCTGGGCAACGGGCTGGAGGAGTCCTCGACGCTGGGTCCGCTGATCTCGGCCAAGCAACTCGGCATCGTCGCCGACCTGGTCTCCGATGCGGTGTCGCGGGGCGCCGAGGTGGCCGTCGGTGGTGTGGCGCCGGGCGGGCCCGGGCATTTCTACCCGGCCACCGTGCTGGCCGATGTGCCCGCCGACGCCCGCATCCTCAAGGAGGAGGTGTTCGGACCGGTCGCGCCGATCACCGGGTTCGACACCGAGGAGGAGGGCATCGCCGCGGCCAACGACACCACCTACGGCCTGGCGTCCTACATCTACACCCAGTCGCTGGACCGGGCGCTGCGGGTCGCCGAGGCCGTCGAGGCCGGCATGGTCGGGGTGAACCGGGGCGTCATCTCCGATGCGGCCGCGCCGTTCGGCGGGATCAAGGAGTCCGGGTTCGGTCGCGAGGGCGGGTCGGAAGGCATCGAGGAGTACCTGGAGACCAAGTACATCGCGTTCACGCCCTAG
- the sucC gene encoding ADP-forming succinate--CoA ligase subunit beta, whose protein sequence is MDLFEYQAKELFAKHNVPTTPGRVTDSAEDAKAIAEEIGKPVMVKAQVKVGGRGKAGGVKYAATPEDAFTHAQNILGLDIKGHVVKKLLVAEASDIAEEYYISFLLDRSNRTYLAMCSVEGGMEIEEVAATKPERLAKVPVDAVKGVDLAFAREIAEKGHLPAEVLDAAAVTIQKLWEVFIGEDATLVEVNPLVRTPDDQILALDGKVTLDANADFRQPGHAEFEDRDATDPLELKAKENDLNYVKLDGEVGIIGNGAGLVMSTLDVVAYAGEKHGGVKPANFLDIGGGASAEVMANGLDVILGDSQVKSVFVNVFGGITACDAVANGIVKALEILGDEANKPLVVRLDGNNVEEGRRILAEANHPLVIQAETMDSGADKAAELANK, encoded by the coding sequence ATGGATCTGTTCGAATATCAGGCGAAAGAGCTGTTCGCCAAGCACAACGTCCCCACCACCCCCGGCCGGGTCACCGACTCCGCCGAGGACGCCAAGGCGATCGCCGAGGAAATCGGCAAGCCGGTGATGGTGAAGGCACAGGTCAAGGTCGGCGGCCGGGGTAAGGCCGGTGGCGTCAAGTACGCCGCGACCCCCGAGGATGCGTTCACCCACGCGCAGAACATCCTCGGCCTGGACATCAAGGGCCACGTGGTGAAGAAGCTGCTGGTCGCCGAGGCCAGTGACATCGCCGAGGAGTACTACATCTCCTTCCTGCTCGACCGCTCCAACCGCACCTACCTGGCCATGTGCTCGGTCGAGGGCGGCATGGAGATCGAAGAGGTCGCCGCGACCAAGCCGGAGCGCCTCGCCAAGGTGCCCGTCGACGCCGTCAAGGGTGTCGATCTGGCGTTCGCCCGTGAGATCGCCGAGAAGGGCCACCTGCCCGCCGAGGTGCTCGACGCCGCCGCCGTCACCATCCAGAAGCTGTGGGAGGTGTTCATCGGCGAGGACGCCACCCTGGTCGAGGTCAATCCGCTGGTGCGCACCCCGGACGACCAGATCCTGGCCCTGGACGGCAAGGTCACCCTGGACGCCAACGCCGACTTCCGTCAGCCCGGCCACGCCGAGTTCGAGGACCGCGACGCCACCGATCCTCTTGAGCTCAAGGCCAAGGAGAACGACCTCAACTACGTCAAGCTCGACGGCGAGGTGGGCATCATCGGTAACGGTGCCGGCCTGGTCATGTCGACGCTGGACGTCGTCGCCTACGCCGGTGAGAAGCACGGCGGCGTGAAGCCCGCCAACTTCCTGGACATCGGTGGTGGCGCCTCGGCCGAGGTGATGGCCAACGGTCTGGACGTCATCCTGGGCGACAGCCAGGTCAAGAGCGTGTTCGTGAACGTGTTCGGCGGCATCACCGCGTGTGACGCGGTCGCCAACGGCATCGTCAAGGCGCTGGAGATCCTGGGCGACGAGGCCAACAAGCCGCTCGTCGTGCGCCTGGACGGCAACAACGTCGAAGAGGGCCGCCGCATCCTGGCCGAGGCCAACCATCCCCTGGTGATCCAGGCCGAAACCATGGACTCCGGCGCCGACAAGGCCGCCGAGCTGGCCAACAAGTAA
- a CDS encoding chorismate mutase, giving the protein MLDEPAANIDDLRLEIDELDAAILAAVKRRTEVSRIIGKARMASGGTKLVHSREMKVIERYSELGPEGKDLAMLLLRLGRGRLGH; this is encoded by the coding sequence GTGCTTGACGAGCCCGCCGCCAACATCGACGACCTCCGCCTGGAGATCGACGAGTTGGACGCTGCGATCCTGGCCGCCGTGAAGCGCCGCACCGAGGTGTCCCGCATCATCGGCAAGGCCCGGATGGCCTCCGGCGGCACGAAACTGGTGCACAGCCGGGAGATGAAGGTCATCGAGCGCTACAGCGAGCTCGGCCCCGAGGGGAAAGACCTGGCCATGCTGCTGCTCCGCCTCGGCCGCGGCCGCCTCGGCCACTAG
- the pgi gene encoding glucose-6-phosphate isomerase, which produces MSADITASPAWQALSRHHDSIAGQTLRELFAQDPRRGTELTLTVGDLYIDYSKHRVTRETLDLLADLAVAADLEGRRAAMFAGAHINTSEDRAVLHTALRLPRDAVLEVDGQDVVADVHEVLDAMGDFCDRLRSGQWTGATGERITCVVNIGIGGSDLGPVMVYEALRHYADAGISARFVSNVDPADLVAKLDGLDPATTLFVIASKTFSTLETLTNATAARRWLIESLGEDAVAKHFVAVSTNKKLVDEFGIDTANMFGFWDWVGGRYSVDSAIGLSVMAVIGRERFAEFLAGFHLVDEHFRTAPLTENAPVMLGLIGLWYNNFFGAQSRAVLPYSNDLSRFAAYLQQLTMESNGKSVRADGTPVSTDTGEIYWGEPGTNGQHAFYQLLHQGTRLIPADFIGFCEPTDDLPTADGTGSMHDLLMSNFFAQTQVLAFGKTAEEIAAEGTDADVVAHKVMPGNRPTTSILATKLTPSVIGQLIALYEHQVFTEGVIWGIDSFDQWGVELGKTQAKALLPVLTDDAAPPDQSDTSTDALVRRYRTQRGRTA; this is translated from the coding sequence ATGAGTGCTGACATCACCGCGTCCCCCGCTTGGCAGGCCTTGTCACGCCACCACGACTCGATCGCCGGGCAAACTCTGCGGGAGCTGTTCGCGCAGGACCCGCGCCGCGGCACCGAGCTCACGCTGACCGTGGGTGATCTGTACATCGACTACAGCAAGCACCGGGTGACACGCGAAACCCTGGATCTGCTGGCCGATCTGGCCGTCGCGGCCGACCTGGAGGGCCGGCGTGCCGCGATGTTCGCCGGCGCGCACATCAACACCTCCGAGGACCGTGCGGTGCTGCACACCGCGCTGCGGCTGCCCCGGGATGCGGTGTTGGAGGTGGACGGTCAGGACGTCGTCGCCGATGTGCACGAGGTGCTCGACGCGATGGGTGACTTCTGTGACCGGTTGCGTTCCGGACAGTGGACCGGGGCCACCGGTGAGCGCATCACCTGCGTGGTCAACATCGGGATCGGCGGCTCGGATCTGGGCCCGGTGATGGTGTACGAGGCGCTGCGCCACTACGCCGATGCCGGTATCTCGGCGCGGTTCGTCTCCAACGTCGACCCCGCCGACCTGGTCGCCAAGCTCGACGGTCTCGACCCGGCCACAACGCTTTTCGTCATCGCCTCCAAGACGTTCTCCACACTGGAGACGCTGACCAACGCCACCGCGGCGCGGCGCTGGCTCATCGAGTCACTCGGCGAGGACGCCGTCGCCAAGCACTTCGTGGCGGTCTCCACCAACAAGAAGCTGGTCGACGAGTTCGGCATCGACACCGCCAACATGTTCGGTTTCTGGGACTGGGTCGGCGGGCGCTATTCGGTGGACAGCGCCATCGGGCTCAGCGTGATGGCGGTGATCGGCCGGGAACGCTTCGCCGAGTTCCTGGCCGGGTTCCATCTGGTCGACGAGCACTTCCGCACCGCACCACTGACCGAGAACGCGCCGGTGATGCTCGGGCTGATCGGGCTTTGGTACAACAATTTCTTCGGCGCGCAGTCGCGTGCGGTGCTGCCCTACTCCAACGATCTATCCCGGTTCGCCGCCTACCTGCAGCAGCTGACGATGGAGTCCAACGGCAAGTCGGTGCGCGCCGACGGCACCCCGGTCAGCACCGATACCGGTGAGATCTATTGGGGCGAACCGGGAACCAACGGCCAGCACGCCTTCTACCAGTTGCTGCACCAGGGCACCCGGCTGATCCCGGCAGACTTCATCGGGTTCTGCGAGCCCACCGACGATCTGCCGACCGCCGACGGCACGGGCAGCATGCACGACCTGTTGATGAGCAACTTCTTCGCCCAGACCCAGGTCCTGGCATTCGGCAAGACCGCCGAGGAAATCGCGGCCGAAGGTACCGACGCCGACGTCGTCGCACACAAGGTGATGCCGGGCAACCGGCCGACCACCTCGATCCTGGCCACCAAGCTGACCCCGTCGGTCATCGGCCAGCTCATCGCGCTCTACGAGCATCAGGTCTTCACCGAGGGCGTCATCTGGGGCATCGACTCGTTCGACCAGTGGGGAGTCGAACTGGGCAAGACCCAAGCCAAGGCCCTGTTGCCGGTGCTCACCGACGATGCCGCGCCGCCCGATCAGAGCGACACCTCCACCGACGCGCTGGTGCGCCGCTACCGCACCCAGCGCGGACGCACCGCCTGA
- the pcrA gene encoding DNA helicase PcrA, whose protein sequence is MTSLFQPAQPAQQSVGTTTVDDLLEGLNPQQRQAVLHEGSPLLIVAGAGSGKTAVLTRRIAYLLAARDVGVGQVLAITFTNKAAAEMRERVVQIVGPKARNMWVSTFHSTCVRILRNQASLLPGLNSNFSIYDADDSRRLLMMIAKDMGLDTKRYSPRLLANGISNLKNELIDPDRALSDLTDSSDDMSKTVASVYGEYQRRLRAANALDFDDLIGETVAVLQAFPQIAQYYRRRFRHILVDEYQDTNHAQYMLVRELVGHADPDDPAAVPPSELCVVGDADQSIYAFRGATIRNIEDFERDYPDATTILLEQNYRSTQTILNAANAVISRNTGRREKRLWTDSGEGELIVGYVADNEHDEARFVAEEIDSLADKGEINYSDVAVFYRTNNSSRALEEVFIRAGIPYKVVGGVRFYERKEIRDIVAYLRVLDNPGDAVSMRRILNTPRRGIGDRAEACVAVYAENTGATFNDALQAAAEGRVPMLNTRSEKAIASFTQLLDSLRARLDGELGDLVEAVLDRTGYRRELESSTDPQDLARLDNLNELVSVAHEFSTDLANAQALREEGGDPQDEDIPDTGVLAQFLERVSLVADADGIPEHESGVVTMMTLHTAKGLEFPVVFVTGWEDGMFPHMRALGDPTELSEERRLAYVGITRARQRLYLSRAKVRSSWGQPMLNPESRFLREIPEDLINWRRVETPSSSLSAPVSTGRFSDNVRPAPTKARNRAIITLEPGDRVTHDKYGLGRVEEVSGVGESAMSLIDFGSAGRVKLMHNHAPVQKL, encoded by the coding sequence ATGACATCTCTTTTCCAGCCCGCCCAGCCCGCTCAGCAGTCCGTGGGCACCACCACCGTCGACGACCTGCTGGAAGGGCTCAACCCGCAGCAGCGTCAGGCCGTCCTGCACGAAGGGTCCCCGCTGCTCATCGTGGCCGGCGCCGGATCCGGCAAGACCGCGGTGCTCACCCGGCGCATCGCCTACCTGCTGGCCGCCCGCGATGTCGGCGTCGGCCAGGTGCTGGCGATCACCTTCACCAACAAGGCCGCCGCCGAGATGCGGGAGCGGGTGGTCCAGATCGTGGGCCCCAAGGCCCGCAACATGTGGGTGTCCACATTCCACTCCACCTGCGTGCGGATCCTGCGCAATCAGGCCTCCCTGCTGCCGGGGTTGAACTCCAACTTCTCCATCTACGACGCCGACGACTCCCGGCGACTGCTGATGATGATCGCCAAGGACATGGGCCTGGACACCAAGCGGTATTCGCCGCGGTTGCTGGCCAACGGCATCTCCAATCTGAAGAACGAACTCATCGACCCGGACCGGGCGCTGTCCGATCTGACCGACAGCTCCGACGACATGTCCAAGACCGTGGCCTCGGTGTACGGCGAGTACCAGCGCCGCTTGCGGGCGGCGAACGCACTGGACTTCGACGACCTGATCGGCGAGACAGTCGCTGTGCTGCAGGCTTTTCCGCAGATCGCCCAGTACTACCGGCGGCGCTTCCGGCACATTCTGGTCGACGAATACCAGGACACCAACCACGCCCAGTACATGCTGGTCCGCGAGCTGGTCGGCCACGCCGACCCCGATGATCCGGCCGCGGTGCCGCCGTCGGAGCTGTGCGTGGTGGGCGACGCCGACCAGTCGATCTACGCCTTCCGCGGCGCGACCATCCGCAACATCGAGGACTTCGAGCGCGACTACCCGGACGCCACCACCATCCTGCTGGAACAGAACTACCGCTCCACGCAGACCATCCTGAACGCCGCCAACGCGGTCATCTCCCGCAACACCGGCCGCCGCGAGAAGCGGCTGTGGACAGACTCCGGGGAGGGCGAGCTGATCGTCGGCTACGTCGCCGACAACGAACACGACGAGGCCCGCTTCGTGGCCGAAGAGATCGACTCGCTGGCCGATAAAGGCGAGATCAACTACTCCGACGTGGCGGTGTTCTACCGCACCAACAATTCGTCGCGGGCGCTGGAAGAGGTGTTCATCCGCGCCGGCATCCCGTACAAGGTCGTCGGCGGCGTGCGCTTCTACGAGCGCAAGGAGATTCGCGACATCGTCGCCTACCTGCGGGTGCTGGACAACCCCGGGGACGCGGTGAGTATGCGCCGCATCCTGAACACCCCGCGCCGCGGCATCGGGGACCGGGCCGAGGCCTGCGTCGCGGTCTACGCCGAGAACACCGGCGCCACCTTCAACGATGCCCTGCAGGCCGCCGCTGAAGGGCGGGTGCCGATGCTGAACACCCGCTCGGAGAAGGCGATCGCCTCCTTCACCCAACTGCTCGACAGCTTGCGCGCTCGCCTCGACGGTGAACTCGGCGACCTCGTCGAAGCCGTGCTGGACCGCACCGGATACCGGCGTGAGCTCGAATCCTCCACCGACCCGCAGGATCTGGCCCGGCTCGACAACCTCAACGAACTGGTCAGCGTCGCCCACGAATTCAGCACCGACCTGGCCAACGCCCAGGCGTTGCGGGAGGAGGGCGGCGACCCGCAGGACGAGGACATTCCGGACACCGGGGTGCTTGCCCAGTTCCTGGAGCGGGTGTCGCTGGTCGCCGACGCCGACGGGATCCCCGAGCACGAGTCGGGCGTGGTCACCATGATGACCCTGCACACCGCCAAGGGCCTGGAGTTCCCGGTGGTTTTCGTGACCGGCTGGGAGGACGGCATGTTCCCGCACATGCGGGCACTGGGAGATCCGACCGAACTGTCCGAGGAGCGGCGGCTGGCCTACGTGGGGATCACCCGGGCCCGGCAGCGGCTGTACCTCAGCCGCGCCAAGGTGCGCTCGTCCTGGGGACAGCCGATGCTCAACCCGGAGTCACGCTTCCTGCGCGAGATACCCGAGGACCTGATCAACTGGCGCCGGGTGGAGACACCGTCGTCCTCGCTGAGCGCCCCGGTCAGCACCGGGCGGTTCAGCGACAACGTGCGGCCGGCGCCGACGAAGGCCCGCAACCGCGCGATCATCACGCTGGAACCCGGGGACCGGGTCACCCACGACAAGTACGGGCTCGGCCGCGTCGAGGAAGTGTCCGGGGTCGGGGAGTCGGCGATGTCGCTGATCGACTTCGGCAGCGCCGGACGGGTCAAGCTGATGCACAACCACGCCCCGGTGCAGAAACTCTGA
- a CDS encoding M23 family metallopeptidase — protein sequence MAEHSSSRSRRGAATTRRPDPSPAEVTDIIPFNEFGDLDELDFRDSSAFDKEQRVIAAPELDDLHDTDDLVPLRLVIPTEFQADAESDAHGVSSRAYRDSHTDLSDGTALTDVIDMRAHRAGGAHRKQTVGAAKSRLMIAAMAAGATASGAYSLSNSNTTPAPDTVLAADNALVNGAAISGSAEGMQIVAVQPVSSSAVHAEEITKAAAFAQERAEREARLARPLFAMPTKGVWTSGFGYRWGVLHGGIDVAGPIGTPILAASDGVVIEVGPTAGYGALVKLRHSDGTVTLYGHINTWLVSKGQRVMAGDQIATMGNRGNSTGPHLHFEVLMNGSNRIDPVPWLAQRGLSPGSYVG from the coding sequence TTGGCTGAGCACAGTTCGTCCCGATCCCGCAGGGGAGCAGCGACGACCCGGCGCCCCGACCCGTCCCCGGCCGAAGTCACCGACATCATTCCGTTCAACGAGTTCGGCGACCTCGATGAGCTGGACTTCCGGGACAGTTCCGCGTTCGACAAAGAGCAGCGCGTGATCGCCGCCCCCGAACTCGACGACCTCCACGACACCGATGATCTGGTGCCGCTGCGACTGGTCATTCCCACCGAATTCCAGGCCGACGCCGAGTCCGATGCCCACGGCGTCTCTTCGCGCGCCTACCGGGACAGCCACACCGACCTCAGCGACGGCACCGCGCTGACCGATGTGATCGACATGCGCGCGCACCGGGCCGGTGGCGCACACCGCAAGCAGACCGTCGGCGCGGCGAAGAGCCGGCTGATGATCGCGGCGATGGCCGCCGGCGCGACCGCCTCCGGCGCGTACTCGCTGAGCAACTCGAACACCACTCCCGCCCCGGACACCGTGCTCGCGGCGGACAACGCACTCGTCAACGGCGCCGCGATCAGCGGCTCGGCCGAGGGCATGCAGATCGTCGCGGTGCAGCCGGTTTCCTCCTCGGCCGTGCACGCCGAAGAGATCACCAAGGCCGCCGCGTTCGCCCAGGAGCGGGCCGAGCGCGAGGCGCGCCTGGCGCGGCCGCTGTTCGCGATGCCGACCAAGGGTGTCTGGACCTCCGGGTTCGGTTACCGCTGGGGCGTGCTGCACGGCGGCATCGACGTCGCCGGCCCGATCGGCACCCCGATCCTGGCCGCCAGCGACGGCGTCGTCATCGAGGTGGGCCCGACCGCCGGGTACGGCGCCCTGGTGAAACTGCGTCACTCGGACGGCACCGTCACGCTCTACGGCCACATCAACACCTGGCTGGTCAGCAAGGGCCAGCGGGTGATGGCCGGCGATCAGATCGCCACCATGGGCAACCGCGGTAACTCGACCGGCCCGCACTTGCACTTCGAGGTGTTGATGAACGGCTCCAACCGGATCGATCCGGTGCCGTGGCTGGCGCAGCGCGGGCTGTCCCCCGGCAGCTACGTCGGTTAG
- the sucD gene encoding succinate--CoA ligase subunit alpha, giving the protein MSIFLNKDSKVIVQGITGGEGTKHTKLMLKAGTQIVGGVNARKAGTTVKHEDKEGNEIELPVFGSVAEAMKETGADVSIAFVPPAFSKDAIIEAIDAEIPLLVVITEGIPVQDSAYAWAYNVEKGEKTRIIGPNCPGIITPGESLVGITPNNITGKGPIGLVSKSGTLTYQMMYELRDLGFSTAIGIGGDPVIGTTHIDAIEAFEKDPETKLIVMIGEIGGDAEEKAAAYIQANVTKPVVGYVAGFTAPEGKTMGHAGAIVSDGAGTAAGKQEALEAAGVKVGKTPSETAAKARELLAGL; this is encoded by the coding sequence ATGTCGATCTTTTTGAACAAGGACTCCAAGGTCATCGTCCAGGGCATCACCGGCGGCGAGGGCACCAAGCACACCAAGCTGATGCTCAAGGCCGGCACCCAGATCGTGGGCGGCGTGAACGCGCGCAAGGCGGGCACCACCGTCAAGCACGAAGATAAAGAAGGCAACGAGATCGAGCTGCCGGTGTTCGGCAGCGTGGCCGAGGCCATGAAGGAGACCGGCGCCGACGTGTCGATCGCGTTCGTGCCGCCGGCGTTCTCCAAGGACGCCATCATCGAGGCCATCGACGCCGAGATCCCGCTGCTGGTCGTCATCACCGAGGGCATCCCGGTGCAGGACAGTGCCTACGCGTGGGCCTACAACGTCGAAAAGGGCGAGAAGACCCGCATCATCGGGCCCAACTGCCCCGGCATCATCACCCCCGGTGAGTCGCTGGTCGGCATCACGCCGAACAACATCACCGGCAAGGGCCCGATCGGACTGGTCTCCAAGTCCGGCACCCTGACCTACCAGATGATGTACGAGCTGCGCGATCTCGGCTTCTCCACCGCCATCGGTATCGGCGGCGACCCGGTCATCGGCACCACCCACATCGACGCCATCGAGGCGTTCGAGAAGGATCCCGAGACCAAGCTGATCGTGATGATCGGTGAGATCGGCGGCGACGCCGAGGAGAAGGCCGCCGCCTACATCCAGGCCAACGTCACCAAGCCGGTCGTCGGCTACGTGGCCGGTTTCACCGCTCCCGAGGGCAAGACGATGGGCCACGCCGGCGCCATCGTGTCCGACGGTGCGGGCACCGCCGCGGGCAAGCAGGAGGCCCTGGAGGCCGCCGGCGTGAAGGTCGGCAAGACCCCGTCGGAGACCGCCGCCAAGGCGCGCGAGCTGCTCGCAGGTCTGTAA